One window of the Mycobacterium haemophilum DSM 44634 genome contains the following:
- a CDS encoding NAD-dependent epimerase/dehydratase family protein: MQILVTDATGTVGRFVARQLIAAGHTVSGIAEHPHPYLDVGVDLVCASLDDPVLQELADEADAVIHLAPVDTTAPGGVGINGVALVTHAAARAGARLLFVSQAAGRPELYRPAETLVSTSWGPSLVIRIAPPVGRQLDWMVCRTVATVLHAKVTAQPMRVLHLDDLVRFLLMALNCDRGGVVDLATPDTTNVVTAWRLLRSIDSHPRLHRVRSWDQLIPEVDITAVQEDWMFTFGWQAIDAVADTRRGLVGRRLDGAGAINQPSGQLALPVETPPRLGASEELPSAAPDGLEGEFDDRIDPRFPVFSASSLAEALPGPLTPITLDVQLSGLHLASRVMGQALALGGVVGDEWGSRAIAVFGHRPYVGVSANIVAAAQLPGWDQQAVAQRALGEQPPVTELLPFGRPQLAGGPLGSVAKAVVAARSLALLRHLRTDTRAYRAAAAAEHLDAEQLASLPDASVEVRIPLLRDRIHQGWILTALWLIDTGVTAATLEHAHADASVSGVGVIMESSRIAAETAALARVLHDDAPLRALAFDGKLGSVRALSPTAAAAVDAAVARIGHRGPGEAELANRTFSDDPALLLFVAADAAVAAGAQTEPAAPVTVAHRLATSARKSRELAHDTTIMFTHELRMTLRELGSRRVAADLIDVVEDVYYLTCDELVSMPADARLRIKRRRAERDRLQAQRPPDVIHQSWIPVDTSLADPGSPPAD; the protein is encoded by the coding sequence CGGTCAGCGGCATTGCTGAGCACCCGCACCCCTACCTGGACGTAGGCGTCGATCTGGTCTGTGCTTCGTTGGATGACCCTGTCCTGCAAGAGCTGGCCGACGAAGCCGACGCGGTGATCCATCTCGCTCCCGTCGACACCACCGCGCCCGGTGGCGTTGGCATCAACGGCGTTGCGCTGGTGACCCATGCGGCCGCTCGCGCCGGTGCCCGATTGCTGTTTGTGTCGCAGGCCGCGGGGCGGCCCGAGCTGTACCGACCGGCTGAGACGTTGGTGTCGACGAGTTGGGGGCCGAGTTTGGTCATCCGGATCGCGCCGCCAGTTGGCCGACAGCTCGATTGGATGGTGTGCCGCACCGTCGCCACGGTGCTGCACGCCAAGGTCACCGCGCAGCCGATGCGGGTGCTGCACCTCGACGACCTCGTCCGCTTTCTGCTGATGGCACTGAACTGTGACCGCGGCGGCGTGGTGGACCTCGCCACCCCAGATACCACCAACGTGGTGACCGCATGGCGGCTGTTGCGATCCATTGACTCGCATCCACGATTGCACCGAGTACGCAGCTGGGATCAGTTGATTCCTGAAGTGGATATTACTGCAGTACAAGAGGATTGGATGTTCACGTTCGGTTGGCAGGCGATCGACGCGGTTGCCGATACCAGGCGTGGACTGGTGGGGCGCAGACTCGACGGGGCAGGCGCGATCAACCAGCCGTCGGGTCAACTGGCGCTCCCGGTGGAGACCCCGCCGCGGTTGGGGGCATCCGAGGAGTTGCCGTCCGCGGCGCCAGATGGGCTAGAGGGCGAGTTCGACGACCGGATCGATCCGCGGTTCCCGGTCTTCAGCGCCAGTAGCCTCGCCGAGGCGTTGCCGGGGCCATTAACCCCGATTACGTTGGACGTCCAGTTGAGCGGACTGCACTTGGCCAGTCGCGTGATGGGCCAGGCGCTGGCACTTGGCGGAGTAGTTGGCGATGAATGGGGGAGCAGGGCCATCGCGGTGTTCGGTCACCGCCCCTACGTCGGGGTTTCTGCCAATATCGTTGCTGCCGCCCAGCTGCCCGGCTGGGACCAGCAGGCCGTCGCCCAACGGGCGCTGGGCGAGCAGCCGCCGGTCACCGAGCTCTTGCCATTCGGTCGACCACAATTGGCGGGCGGACCGCTCGGCTCGGTCGCCAAAGCGGTCGTCGCCGCGCGGTCGCTAGCGCTGTTGCGTCATCTCCGGACGGACACCCGGGCCTACCGCGCCGCCGCCGCGGCGGAGCACCTGGACGCCGAGCAGCTGGCCTCGCTGCCGGACGCCAGCGTTGAAGTTCGGATTCCACTGTTGCGGGATCGGATTCACCAAGGCTGGATCCTCACGGCGCTATGGTTGATCGACACCGGCGTCACAGCGGCGACATTGGAACACGCCCACGCGGATGCCAGCGTGTCCGGGGTGGGCGTGATCATGGAAAGCAGCCGGATTGCGGCGGAAACCGCTGCGCTGGCGAGGGTTCTACACGACGACGCGCCATTGCGCGCGCTGGCGTTCGACGGCAAACTCGGCAGCGTGCGCGCATTGTCTCCGACGGCCGCTGCGGCCGTCGATGCGGCTGTCGCTCGAATCGGGCACCGTGGTCCGGGAGAAGCCGAACTGGCCAATCGGACGTTTAGTGACGATCCGGCGCTGTTGTTGTTCGTCGCCGCCGACGCCGCTGTCGCGGCTGGCGCACAAACCGAGCCCGCAGCGCCGGTCACGGTGGCCCACCGGTTGGCCACCAGCGCCCGCAAGTCGCGCGAGCTGGCCCACGACACCACCATCATGTTCACCCATGAGCTTCGAATGACATTGCGCGAGCTGGGATCTCGACGGGTCGCAGCGGACTTGATCGACGTCGTCGAGGATGTGTATTACCTGACCTGTGACGAACTAGTTTCCATGCCGGCCGATGCCAGGCTGCGGATCAAGCGGCGGCGCGCAGAGCGGGACCGCTTGCAAGCGCAACGACCACCCGATGTCATCCACCAGAGTTGGATTCCTGTCGACACAAGCCTCGCCGATCCGGGATCGCCACCCGCTGACTAG
- a CDS encoding NAD(P)/FAD-dependent oxidoreductase, which translates to MANSTTFVIVGGGLAGAKALEALCDSDFDGKAIVFAEEQHLPYERPPLSKEYLAGKKALSDFTVQAADWYREHGVDLRIGTRVLSLDPAAHTVGLPDGTTVQYDKLLLATGSSSRHLSIPGSDAAGVHYLRTYDDASALNSVLVEGSSLAVLGAGWIGLEVAAAARQRGVKVTVVETAKQPLMAALGETVGEVFATLHRDHGVDLRLQTQVEEITRADGADGKATGLKMRDGSTVASDAVLVAVGAKPNVELAEQAGLSMGNGGVLVDASLRTSDPDIYAIGDIAAAEHPLFTTRIRTEHWANALKQPAVAVAGMLGEPGAYTELPYFFTDQYDLGMEYVGYAPSFARVVFRGDVVGREFVAFWLDGDNRVLAGMNVNIWDVLDDVKALIRSRTPVDADKLADPQSPLAELVS; encoded by the coding sequence ATGGCCAACTCGACCACATTCGTCATTGTTGGCGGCGGACTTGCTGGGGCCAAAGCGTTAGAAGCGTTGTGCGACAGCGACTTCGACGGCAAGGCTATTGTATTCGCCGAGGAGCAGCACCTGCCCTACGAGCGACCTCCACTGTCTAAAGAGTATTTGGCCGGCAAGAAGGCGCTCAGCGATTTCACCGTGCAGGCCGCCGACTGGTACCGCGAACACGGTGTCGACTTGAGAATCGGCACGCGGGTGTTGTCGTTGGACCCCGCCGCGCACACCGTCGGGCTGCCCGACGGCACCACGGTGCAGTACGACAAGCTGCTGTTGGCGACCGGATCGTCGTCGCGGCACCTATCGATACCTGGATCCGACGCAGCCGGAGTCCACTATCTACGTACCTACGACGACGCGTCAGCGCTGAATTCTGTTCTGGTCGAGGGGTCTTCGCTCGCTGTGCTGGGCGCCGGGTGGATTGGCTTGGAGGTGGCTGCCGCCGCTCGTCAGCGCGGGGTCAAGGTCACTGTTGTCGAGACAGCCAAACAACCACTGATGGCGGCGCTCGGCGAAACTGTCGGTGAAGTGTTTGCCACCCTGCATCGCGATCACGGGGTGGACCTCCGGCTACAAACCCAGGTCGAGGAGATCACCAGGGCCGACGGAGCGGATGGCAAAGCCACCGGGCTCAAGATGCGCGACGGGTCCACGGTTGCTTCAGATGCGGTGTTGGTGGCCGTCGGTGCCAAACCCAACGTCGAACTCGCCGAACAGGCCGGGCTGTCCATGGGTAACGGTGGCGTGCTCGTCGATGCGTCGCTACGTACCAGCGACCCTGACATCTACGCGATCGGTGATATCGCTGCTGCCGAACACCCGCTGTTTACCACCCGGATCCGCACCGAGCACTGGGCCAATGCGCTCAAACAACCCGCGGTGGCGGTGGCCGGAATGCTCGGTGAGCCTGGCGCATACACCGAGTTGCCCTACTTTTTCACCGATCAGTACGACCTCGGAATGGAGTATGTCGGGTACGCCCCGAGCTTTGCGCGGGTGGTGTTCCGCGGCGACGTCGTTGGCCGTGAATTCGTTGCTTTCTGGCTCGACGGCGACAACCGGGTGTTGGCTGGAATGAACGTCAATATCTGGGACGTGCTCGACGACGTCAAAGCCTTGATCCGCTCGAGGACACCGGTTGACGCTGACAAGCTGGCCGATCCACAATCGCCGCTGGCCGAGCTGGTGAGTTGA
- a CDS encoding endonuclease, producing MSSDQQRVRRLLKVAGTTYAAEAGIRISDQPMPLFQLLVLCMLASKPINATTAVRAARELFEAGLRTPQAVLASDRSTIISAFGRAHYVRYDESSATRLSDIAQHVHDEYANDLREIARRSRNDVPTAKRLLKQFKGIGDTGADIYLREVQDVWTWVRPYFDERAIAAAKVLGLPTEPAELGALAPRINARLAAALVRSALDHDVRQQVAR from the coding sequence ATGAGCTCTGACCAGCAACGGGTACGACGACTGCTGAAGGTTGCTGGCACTACATACGCGGCCGAGGCGGGAATCCGGATCAGCGACCAGCCGATGCCGCTGTTCCAGTTGCTGGTGCTGTGCATGCTGGCCAGCAAGCCGATCAACGCGACGACCGCGGTGCGCGCCGCGCGGGAACTGTTCGAGGCCGGCCTGCGTACGCCGCAGGCCGTGCTGGCATCCGACCGGAGCACCATAATCAGCGCGTTTGGTCGGGCCCACTACGTGCGTTATGACGAAAGCTCGGCCACTCGGCTTAGCGACATCGCGCAGCATGTCCACGACGAGTACGCGAATGATCTTCGTGAAATCGCCCGGCGTAGCCGAAACGATGTTCCTACGGCTAAGCGACTCCTCAAGCAGTTCAAAGGGATTGGAGACACTGGTGCTGACATTTACCTACGCGAAGTCCAAGATGTATGGACTTGGGTGCGGCCGTACTTCGACGAACGCGCCATCGCAGCGGCCAAAGTATTAGGACTGCCCACCGAACCGGCAGAACTGGGCGCCTTGGCGCCGCGCATCAATGCTCGTCTGGCTGCCGCGCTCGTCAGGTCGGCGCTCGACCACGACGTGCGCCAGCAAGTGGCCAGATAG
- a CDS encoding TfoX/Sxy family protein, which yields MAYDEELANRIREQLGPERGVEEKRMFGGLAFLINGNMAVAVSGQGGVLVRVPPAETEELLGRAHVSPMVMAGREARGWLRVDAAGVKTKRQLQPWVSRGVDYARSLKPK from the coding sequence ATGGCATACGACGAAGAACTAGCCAACCGGATCCGCGAACAGCTTGGTCCAGAGCGCGGCGTCGAGGAGAAACGGATGTTCGGTGGGCTGGCATTCTTGATCAACGGCAATATGGCGGTGGCTGTCAGTGGTCAGGGTGGGGTGCTGGTGCGGGTGCCGCCAGCAGAAACTGAAGAGCTGCTCGGCCGGGCCCACGTCAGCCCGATGGTTATGGCGGGCCGGGAAGCCCGCGGCTGGTTGCGCGTTGACGCTGCGGGCGTGAAGACCAAACGTCAACTGCAGCCCTGGGTCAGCCGCGGCGTTGACTATGCGAGATCGCTCAAGCCGAAGTAA
- a CDS encoding nitroreductase family deazaflavin-dependent oxidoreductase, which yields MTDLRDLKRQVVHGIQRLVVNPVGRQLPVTMLETIGRKSGQPRRTAVGGRLVDSQFWMVSEHGEHSDYVYNIKANPAVRVRIGGQWRSGTAHLLPDDDARLRLRNLPRLNSAGVLAMGTALLTVRVDLD from the coding sequence ATGACCGATTTGCGGGATTTGAAACGGCAGGTAGTTCACGGCATTCAGCGGCTGGTGGTCAATCCAGTAGGTCGCCAGCTGCCGGTGACAATGCTGGAAACTATTGGCCGTAAATCTGGTCAGCCGCGGCGCACCGCGGTTGGTGGGCGTCTGGTGGACAGCCAGTTCTGGATGGTCTCCGAACATGGCGAGCATTCCGACTACGTTTACAACATCAAGGCAAATCCCGCTGTGCGGGTCCGCATTGGCGGGCAGTGGCGCAGCGGGACCGCCCACCTGCTACCTGACGACGACGCGAGGCTACGGCTACGGAACCTACCTCGGCTCAACAGCGCCGGTGTGCTTGCGATGGGCACCGCCCTGCTGACCGTCCGGGTGGACCTCGACTGA
- a CDS encoding alpha-hydroxy acid oxidase — translation MAAKRRVPRVHDLAPLIQFKRPEFGATKRRLDAALTIPDLRRIAKRRTPKAAFDYTDGAADDELSIERARQAFRDIEFHPAILRDVTNVCTGWDVLGHPVVLPFGIAPTGFTRLMHTEGEIAGARAAAAAGIPFSLSTLATSAIEDVVTAVPQGRKWFQLYMWRDRDRSMALVKRAADAGYDTLLVTVDVPVAGARLRDTRNGMSIPPALTLRTVLDTLPHPRWWFDLLTTEPLAFASLDRWSGTVGEYLNTMFDPSVTFDDLAWIKAHWPGKFVVKGIQTLDDARAVVERGVDGVVLSNHGGRQLDRAPVPFHLLPTVAREFGKDTEILLDTGIMSGADIVAAIALGARCTLVGRAYLYGLMAGGEAGVRRAIEILESGVIRTMRLLGVTCLEELTPKHVTQLQRLGPIEPPA, via the coding sequence ATGGCAGCCAAACGGCGGGTGCCCAGAGTCCACGACCTGGCTCCGCTGATCCAGTTCAAACGGCCCGAGTTCGGAGCGACCAAGCGCCGCCTCGATGCCGCACTGACCATTCCGGATCTGCGACGCATCGCTAAACGGCGCACCCCAAAGGCCGCTTTCGACTACACCGATGGCGCCGCCGACGACGAGCTGTCCATTGAACGCGCCCGACAAGCCTTCCGCGACATTGAGTTTCACCCGGCTATCTTGCGTGACGTCACGAACGTATGCACCGGATGGGATGTGCTCGGACATCCGGTCGTGTTGCCGTTCGGGATCGCGCCAACCGGATTCACCCGGTTGATGCACACCGAGGGTGAGATCGCCGGCGCGCGGGCGGCGGCCGCGGCCGGGATCCCATTTTCGCTATCCACCCTCGCCACCTCTGCGATCGAAGACGTAGTGACCGCTGTTCCGCAGGGCCGCAAATGGTTTCAGTTATACATGTGGCGTGACCGCGACCGCTCGATGGCGTTGGTCAAGCGCGCTGCTGACGCGGGATACGACACCCTGCTAGTCACAGTCGACGTTCCGGTCGCCGGCGCACGGTTGCGTGACACCCGCAATGGCATGTCGATCCCGCCGGCGTTGACACTGCGAACCGTGCTCGACACGCTGCCGCACCCGCGCTGGTGGTTTGATCTGTTGACTACCGAGCCGCTGGCATTCGCGTCATTGGATCGCTGGTCGGGCACCGTCGGCGAGTACTTAAACACCATGTTCGACCCCAGCGTCACTTTTGACGATCTGGCGTGGATCAAAGCCCACTGGCCCGGCAAGTTCGTGGTGAAAGGAATCCAGACGCTCGACGACGCTCGCGCCGTCGTCGAGCGCGGTGTCGACGGTGTCGTGTTGTCCAACCACGGTGGGCGCCAACTTGACCGGGCGCCGGTGCCTTTCCATCTGTTGCCTACGGTGGCGCGTGAATTCGGCAAGGACACCGAGATACTGTTGGATACCGGCATCATGTCCGGCGCCGACATCGTGGCAGCGATTGCTCTGGGAGCCCGGTGCACACTGGTCGGGCGAGCCTACCTCTACGGGTTGATGGCCGGCGGCGAAGCGGGCGTCAGGCGGGCGATCGAAATCCTGGAAAGCGGGGTGATCCGCACGATGCGACTACTGGGTGTGACCTGCCTCGAGGAGCTCACACCCAAGCATGTGACGCAGCTGCAGCGACTGGGCCCCATAGAACCACCGGCATGA
- a CDS encoding alpha-amylase family glycosyl hydrolase: protein MKVPSWVRHVIWWQVYPLGFVGAFPAPSSLGLPGPDEHRLRRLVSWFDHAIALGASGIALGPIFASVTHGYDTTDHYRIDPRLGDDADFDYLVTEAHRRGLRVLLDGVFSHVGVDFGHYRNAPHNDASARWFRGRPGRFRTFEGHSGLVTLNHDNPEVADYVIDVMAHWLRRGADGWRLDAAYAVPQAFWITTLTRVRELHPDAWFVGEFIHGDYAAVVSSAGFNSVTQYELWKAIWSSLNDGNFFELDWALQRHNKFLANFAPLTFIGNHDVTRIASRLERPEHLAHALVILLTVGGIPSVYAGDEFGFRGVKEERYGGDDAVRPEFASPPAQLDVFGAQACALHQYLIGLRRRHPWLHSASTEALRLDNQHYVYRVHSTANMRDALLVALNVADEPLHLVLAELGAAQAHVVAGSAAPPQEVVGSVVVEAHGWRILRPV from the coding sequence GTGAAGGTGCCTTCGTGGGTTCGGCATGTGATCTGGTGGCAGGTCTACCCCCTGGGCTTCGTAGGCGCCTTCCCCGCGCCCTCGTCGCTGGGCTTACCCGGCCCGGACGAACACCGACTGCGGCGGCTGGTCAGCTGGTTTGACCACGCCATCGCATTGGGGGCATCTGGGATTGCGTTGGGACCGATCTTTGCTTCGGTCACGCACGGCTACGACACTACTGACCACTACCGTATCGATCCCAGGCTCGGTGATGACGCCGACTTCGACTACTTGGTCACCGAGGCGCACCGCCGTGGCCTGCGCGTTCTGCTCGACGGCGTGTTTAGTCACGTCGGCGTGGACTTCGGGCACTATCGCAACGCACCGCACAACGATGCATCGGCGCGCTGGTTTCGGGGGCGCCCGGGTCGTTTCCGTACGTTCGAGGGGCACTCCGGCCTCGTTACCCTCAACCACGACAACCCCGAGGTTGCTGACTACGTCATCGACGTCATGGCACACTGGTTGCGACGTGGCGCTGACGGTTGGCGACTCGATGCGGCTTACGCTGTGCCGCAAGCATTCTGGATTACAACACTGACAAGGGTCCGCGAGCTGCATCCGGATGCGTGGTTCGTCGGCGAGTTCATTCACGGCGACTACGCAGCGGTGGTCAGCTCCGCCGGATTCAACTCCGTCACCCAATACGAGCTGTGGAAGGCGATCTGGAGCAGCCTCAACGATGGCAACTTCTTCGAGCTGGACTGGGCGCTACAGCGACACAATAAGTTTTTGGCGAACTTTGCGCCGCTGACCTTCATCGGCAACCACGACGTGACCCGTATTGCCAGCCGGCTCGAACGTCCTGAACATCTGGCCCATGCGCTAGTCATCCTGCTGACCGTCGGGGGCATACCCAGCGTGTACGCCGGCGACGAGTTCGGGTTTCGCGGTGTCAAGGAAGAGCGCTACGGCGGTGACGACGCGGTGCGTCCGGAGTTCGCCTCTCCCCCAGCGCAATTAGATGTATTCGGTGCCCAGGCGTGTGCACTGCACCAGTATCTGATCGGGCTACGTCGGCGCCACCCGTGGTTGCACTCAGCATCAACTGAAGCCCTGCGGCTGGACAATCAGCACTACGTCTATCGGGTCCACAGCACCGCGAATATGCGGGACGCGCTGTTGGTCGCGCTCAACGTCGCCGACGAGCCGCTGCACCTAGTGCTTGCTGAGCTGGGCGCCGCGCAAGCACACGTTGTCGCCGGATCGGCGGCCCCGCCTCAGGAGGTCGTCGGCTCGGTGGTAGTCGAGGCCCATGGCTGGCGGATCTTGCGGCCAGTGTAG
- a CDS encoding alkyl hydroperoxide reductase, whose amino-acid sequence MSIEDLKAALPEYAKDLKLNLGSIARSTVLNDEQLWGTLLASAAATRNAQVLAQIGAEAANYLSGEAYNAALGAAAIMGMNNVFYRGRGFLDGQYDDLRPGLRMNIIGNPGVDKAHFELWSFAVSSINGCSHCVVAHEHTLREAGVDREVVLEALKVAAIVSGVAQAITAAETLATIG is encoded by the coding sequence ATGAGCATCGAGGACCTCAAGGCCGCGCTGCCTGAGTACGCTAAGGACCTCAAGCTCAACCTGGGCTCGATCGCCCGCAGCACCGTGCTAAACGACGAGCAGCTGTGGGGCACGCTGCTAGCCAGCGCCGCGGCGACGCGTAACGCGCAAGTGCTTGCCCAGATTGGTGCCGAGGCAGCCAATTATCTCTCGGGCGAGGCATACAACGCGGCGCTGGGAGCTGCGGCCATTATGGGCATGAACAACGTGTTCTACCGCGGCCGCGGCTTCCTCGACGGTCAGTATGACGATCTGCGTCCTGGGTTGCGGATGAACATCATCGGCAACCCAGGTGTCGATAAGGCTCATTTTGAGCTGTGGTCCTTTGCGGTGTCGTCAATCAACGGATGCTCGCACTGCGTTGTCGCTCATGAGCACACGCTGCGTGAGGCGGGTGTGGATCGAGAGGTGGTGTTGGAAGCGTTGAAGGTCGCCGCTATCGTTTCCGGTGTGGCACAGGCGATTACCGCCGCTGAGACACTGGCGACGATCGGCTGA
- a CDS encoding peroxiredoxin: protein MSLLSIGQQFPAYQLTALIGGDLSKVDAQQPGDYFTTVSSDDHSGKWRVVFFWPKDFTFICPTEIAAFGKLNEEFEDRDAQILGVSIDSEFVHFQWRAQHEDLKRLPFPMLSDIKRELSEATGALNADGVADRVTFIVDPNNEIQFVSVTAGSVGRNVDEVLRVLDALQSDELCACNWRKGDPTLNVTELLKASA, encoded by the coding sequence ATGTCATTGCTCTCAATTGGCCAACAGTTCCCCGCCTACCAGCTCACCGCGCTGATCGGCGGCGACCTGTCGAAGGTTGACGCGCAGCAACCTGGTGACTACTTCACCACCGTCTCCAGTGACGACCACTCGGGCAAGTGGCGCGTAGTGTTCTTCTGGCCGAAGGACTTCACTTTCATCTGCCCGACCGAGATCGCGGCGTTCGGCAAGCTGAACGAGGAGTTCGAGGACCGTGACGCGCAGATCCTCGGGGTTTCGATCGACAGCGAATTCGTGCACTTCCAGTGGCGTGCACAGCACGAGGACCTCAAGCGGCTCCCCTTCCCGATGCTCTCGGACATCAAGCGGGAGCTTTCCGAGGCCACTGGAGCACTCAACGCCGATGGTGTCGCTGACCGCGTGACCTTCATCGTCGATCCCAACAACGAGATCCAGTTCGTCTCGGTGACCGCCGGTTCCGTGGGACGCAACGTCGATGAGGTGCTGCGGGTGCTCGATGCCCTGCAATCCGACGAGCTGTGTGCGTGCAACTGGCGCAAGGGTGACCCGACGCTGAACGTCACTGAACTGCTCAAGGCGTCTGCCTAA